From a single Kryptolebias marmoratus isolate JLee-2015 linkage group LG17, ASM164957v2, whole genome shotgun sequence genomic region:
- the LOC108250243 gene encoding kelch repeat and BTB domain-containing protein 13 — translation MSAHSTESEDSSHGDKGGERYQPCLASGLVSAKLTIVIGDTHFSEEKMLLVQSCDYFQALYRSGMKECQQDKIHLQCVRARGFFIALAVLRGEMPTLDEDDIVEAIECAAFLQVTPLTKHLINLINTDNCLLMYHTAATFGLMDLYHATALFIRDMYSDLEEDVKKTLPSELISYVESLTPSVYVAVGAHVSCGGETSIHAASRTVCYLDEKENNWKVLTDLPLEASTSMAGVAVLDNKLYIVGGVHGVHKQVVKSCFCYSVENSSWTRITSPAQLRYNLSLLGVDGCLYAIGGEYERTEMSCVELYNIKRGTWTFAAHLPRPAAGASCTKTMSRIFVCLWRPMETTEIYEYVQKKDEWQLITTLIRHQSYGHCLVGHRDNLYVMRNGPSDDFLRCLMDCYNLNSGQWSSLPGHFANSKGSLFTSVVRGDSVLTLNRSMTLEYKVEEKNWKPRRQMKGFPRSGSLWTFLLRLPDVHMLQDEVSNFIM, via the coding sequence ATGTCGGCACACAGCACTGAATCAGAGGACAGCAGCCACGGTGACAAAGGAGGTGAAAGGTATCAGCCATGTTTAGCCTCTGGTCTTGTTTCAGCCAAACTAACTATTGTGATTGGAGACACACACTTTTCTGAAGAGAAGATGTTACTTGTTCAAAGCTGTGACTATTTCCAAGCTTTGTACCGCTCTGGAATGAAGGAATGCCAACAGGACAAGATCCACCTCCAGTGTGTGCGTGCTCGGGGCTTCTTCATTGCTTTAGCAGTTCTGCGGGGAGAGATGCCGACACTGGATGAAGATGACATTGTTGAGGCGATTGAATGTGCTGCTTTTTTACAGGTAACGCCACTCACAAAACATCTTATCAACCTCATCAACACAGACAATTGTTTGCTGATGTATCACACTGCAGCAACATTTGGACTCATGGATCTTTACCACGCCACTGCGCTCTTCATCCGAGACATGTACAGTGACCTGGAAGAAGATGTCAAGAAGACCCTACCATCAGAACTGATCTCATATGTAGAGTCTTTGACACCAAGTGTTTATGTGGCTGTAGGGGCCCACGTGAGCTGCGGCGGGGAGACCAGCATCCATGCAGCCTCCAGGACAGTCTGCTACCTggatgaaaaggaaaacaattgGAAAGTACTAACAGATCTCCCACTGGAAGCCAGCACATCTATGGCTGGGGTGGCTGTTTTAGACAACAAGCTTTACATTGTTGGAGGAGTTCATGGAGTtcacaaacaagttgtaaagtCCTGCTTCTGCTACAGTGttgaaaacagcagctggacTAGGATTACCAGCCCAGCACAACTCCGTTATAATCTTAGCCTCTTGGGTGTGGATGGTTGTCTCTATGCCATTGGAGGAGAATATGAACGAACAGAGATGTCATGTGTGGAACTATACAACATAAAGAGAGGCACATGGACATTTGCTGCTCACTTACCTCGGCCAGCAGCAGGAGCATCTTGCACTAAAACTATGAGCAggatttttgtatgtttgtggAGGCCCATGGAGACCACAGAGATCTACGAGTATGTCCAAAAGAAAGATGAGTGGCAACTCATTACAACGTTAATCCGGCACCAGAGCTATGGCCACTGTTTGGTTGGCCACAGAGACAACCTTTACGTCATGAGGAATGGTCCAtctgatgactttctgagatgCTTGATGGACTGCTACAATCTGAATTCTGGTCAGTGGTCATCTCTACCAGGTCATTTTGCCAACAGCAAGGGTTCACTGTTTACATCTGTGGTAAGAGGCGACTCTGTGCTCACTCTGAACAGGAGCATGACTTTAGAGTATAAAGTCGAGGAGAAAAACTGGAAGCCCAGGCGACAGATGAAGGGTTTCCCTAGAAGTGGATCTTTGTGGACTTTCTTGCTCAGACTACCTGATGTTCACATGCTTCAGGATGAAGTATCTAACTTTATCATGTAA
- the LOC108250245 gene encoding peroxisomal succinyl-coenzyme A thioesterase, protein MDWKKQYCVKLSVQPSRGLMDEKFVILVQNALPGSKLTLHALHQCEDGHHWQAFAHYCADATGTVIVSEDSSLGGTYSGVEPMGLLWGLKPVPGSKPGLRMRKKNVQIPMVVTISVYQGHETEGFIDQVPLTAVVVERWYMAPGVRRVPITEDGLTATLFLPSGPGPFPGLLDLWGGGGQLVEYRAALLASHGIASMALDYLTCKFTMETGKKVGNEYFENAYKVLSQHPQVLGSRIAMLGLSLGTSITLRMSVYSKVIKLRCAVCISGSHVQPLDGSLEEILSFFNKNAEKTRFSEDNELIWHDLLLPIPTDPSYKVDMGRFQCPLLLIVGEDDQNWCAYESAMDIKETMERAGNSHLLTLLSYPNAGHLIEPPYSPHARASLFRDLKSNQKMMALWGGQTLEHSRAQEDSWRKMLIFLRENLYGGTKPGATSLSQL, encoded by the exons ATGGATTGGAAGAAGCAGTATTGTGTGAAGCTGTCGGTGCAGCCATCTAGAGGGCTCATGGATGAGAAGTTTGTTATCCTGGTCCAGAATGCTCTCCCTGGTTCCAAGCTGACTCTCCACGCCCTCCATCAGTGTGAAGATGGACACCACTGGCAGGCGTTTGCCCATTACTGTGCTGATGCCACAGGAACTGTAATCG TTTCCGAGGATTCCAGTCTGGGTGGAACGTACTCAGGGGTTGAACCGATGGGTTTACTGTGGGGTCTAAAGCCAGTTCCGGGCAGCAAACCTGGGCTCAG GATGAGGAAGAAGAACGTCCAGATTCCCATGGTGGTTACAATCTCAGTGTACCAGGGTCACGAGACAGAAGGCTTTATCGATCAGGTGCCACTGACCGCTGTGGTGGTGGAGCGCTGGTACATGGCACCTGGCGTCCGCAGAGTCCCCATCACAGAGGACGGGCTCACTGCAACTCTGTTCTTGCCCTCAG GGCCGGGACCTTTCCCCGGTCTCCTGGATCTGTGGGGTGGAGGAGGACAGTTGGTGGAGTACCGTGCAGCTTTGTTGGCTTCCCATGGAATCGCTTCGATGGCCCTTGATTACCTGACATGTAAATTCACAATGGAAACTGGGAAGAAAGTGGGCAACGAGTACTTTGAG AATGCCTACAAAGTCCTGTCCCAGCATCCTCAGGTCCTAGGCAGCAGAATTGCCATGTTGGGTCTGTCACTGGGCACCAGCATCACCCTGAGAATGAGTGTGTATTCCAAAGTTATAAAG CTCAGATGTGCTGTGTGTATTAGTGGAAGTCATGTTCAACCACTTGATGGATCTTTAGAGGAAATACTCAGTTTCTTTAACAA AAATGCTGAGAAGACTCGGTTCAGTGAGGACAATGAACTCATCTGGCACGATCTGCTGCTCCCCATCCCCACTGACCCCTCATACAAAGTGGAT ATGGGACGGTTCCAGTGTCCTTTGTTACTGATTGTTGGTGAAGACGATCAGAACTGGTGTGCCTACGAATCTGCAATGGAT ATAAAGGAGACGATGGAGCGAGCTGGGAACAGCCACCTACTGACTCTCCTGTCCTACCCAAATGCAGGTCATCTGATTGAACCACCATATTCGCCACATGCTCGAGCCAGTCTTTTTAGAGATCTCAAGTCAAATCAAAAAA tgatGGCTTTGTGGGGCGGACAGACTCTGGAACATTCTCGCGCTCAGGAGGACTCCTGGAGGAAGATGTTGATCTTTCTGAGGGAGAATCTGTATGGCGGCACAAAGCCTGGTGCAACCTCACTTTCCCAGCTTTAA